Proteins from one Anopheles nili chromosome 2, idAnoNiliSN_F5_01, whole genome shotgun sequence genomic window:
- the LOC128720532 gene encoding uncharacterized protein LOC128720532, which translates to MKFLWFITFLLALVGMIAGDACPKGFKSQNNKCVTQRPVHGECPKGSNYNAKLNLCVHN; encoded by the coding sequence ATGAAATTCCTGTGGTTCATCACCTTCCTGCTCGCGCTCGTTGGCATGATCGCTGGGGATGCCTGCCCGAAGGGATTCAAATCGCAGAACAACAAGTGCGTCACGCAGCGCCCGGTGCACGGCGAATGCCCGAAAGGCTCAAACTACAACGCCAAGCTCAACTTGTGCGTGCATAACTAG
- the LOC128732121 gene encoding NADH dehydrogenase [ubiquinone] 1 beta subcomplex subunit 2, mitochondrial-like, translating into MLGSRALLVGRLLQRGIVGKAANSTALRNQIVRHGHDWSYRVNGPKPELLARVGAQAAGGFMWWWVLWHLFHEYEHITGEFDYPDPSQWTNSELGIPEDLEE; encoded by the exons ATGTTGGGCTCCCGAGCGTTGTTGGTTGGACGATTGCTACAGCGCGGCATCGTCGGGAAAGCTGCCAACTCGACCGCCTTGCGCAACCAGATCGTTCGCCATGGACACGA CTGGTCCTATCGAGTGAACGGTCCGAAACCGGAGCTACTAGCTCGGGTCGGTGCACAGGCTGCCGGAGGATTCATGTGGTGGTGGGTCCTGTGGCATCTTTTCCACGAGTACGAACACATCACG GGCGAGTTCGATTATCCTGATCCGTCGCAGTGGACCAATTCCGAGCTGGGCATCCCGGAGGATTTGGAGGAGTAA